GTCGGTCATTTTATACTTGTGAGCGGTGCCGCCGATCTGGATGTTGGCACGGATGTCTCCTTCGGGTGGTTTGCGGTTGTAGGCGCCGAGAAATTTCCCGTTCAGCATCAAAACTCGCACATCGCCATCTTCGGCACCCTCGATGTACTCCTGAATAATAATGTAATTGGCGTCGCCGTCACCCTGACCATGAATGTAAAAATCCAGAATGGAGTTAATGTTCGACTGGGCGTTCTTTTCCAGAACAATCACGCCATGTCCGCCGGAACCGACCAGAGGTTTCAAAATGACTTTGTCGCCGGGCATTTCATCGATCATCTGGCGAATGTAATCTTTGTTTTTCGAAACATGGGTGATCGGTAAAAAGCTGTTGCCGGGATCGTTAAACGTTGTGGTATACAACTTGTTGTTTGCTTTACGGATGCCGTCGATATCGTTCAGGATGATGCATTCATTTTTGATCGAGTCCAGAAAGTTGTAAATGGTCGCATCAATCGGCGGATCTTTGCGGATCATCAGGCTGTCCAGGCTGTGCAGCGGACTGAGTACGCTTTTGAAAACGACTTTCTTATGGAATTGGACGATGTTGTCCGGAATCTTCTCCATCGGCTCGATGCGCTTAAGATTTCCGTAGGCAACGTTATTGCGAACCGTCAGGTTTTCCGGGTAAAGAATCGAGACTTTATGACCGCGTTTGAGACATTCGCGAATGACCAGAATTGTGGAATTTTTGCTGGGAGTGATTTCCGACCAGTCGGCCATCATGAAGCCAATATGCATAGTTTTATATCCTCGACAAAGAAGGGAAAAGCGACCATTTTCTGGGTCGATTTGTAAAGTTGAATTATCTGCTGTTTTGCCGAAAAGTAAAGTAAAAAAGGTGTGCTGACTGGAAATAGGCCGGGGGATTACCCCGGCGGAAAAGCAAGGGGGGTACCTTAGCCGAGCAGGTCCATCTGGCGTTCGTTGAGTTTTTTATCTTCATTGATTCGACTGGCTGTCGGACCGGATTGGTTGCGGTATTTTGCATCACTGCGTTTGTTGTACGGCTTGTCGCTGGCACTGGATAGTGTTTCGAAGTTGATTGCGCAGATGTCCATTCCCGGTCTGAGTGCCAGGGGGAGTTTGCCACTATTGAATATTTCCAACACAATCTGGCCGTGCCAACCCGGATCGATACGGTGAGCGGTAACATGCACCATCAATCCCAGGCGAGCGAGACTGGATCGTCCGTCCAGCCATCCGACCAGGTCGTCGGGGATGGTAACGGATTCCAGGGTTGCCGCCAGCGCAAGTTCTCCAGGGTGCAGGAAAAAAGCGTCTGCGTCGTCGATGAGGATTTCATCTCCCATGACACTGTCCATTATTTTCTGAACTTCGTCTTTCGGGCCACTGAGATCAATGTAAGGGGCGGTGTGGTCGTTGAATACCCGAAAGCGGTTGTCGAGGCGTAAATCGACGCTGATTCCCTTGATTTTGTCGGTATCCGGCATGGGGTCAATGCTGATTTTGCCGATTTTCAGGTGTTGAATAATGTCTCTATCACTTAGTTTCATACTGGTTTCTGTCTATTGGAACTGTGGGGGCTTGGCCAAGGTTAAGATGATAACCCGGTCTTCATCGGTATTTTCGATACGAATTTTGCCCGGAAAGTAGTCATAATCGGGTAACAGCCATAACTGAATGCTGGCTTGCCGACTGCTGAAATCGTAACGCAAAGCGTTTAAGTCTTTTTTGCGGAAGGGCAGCTCAAGTTTGACTGCCTGATCTATGCGGTTGAAATGCAACTTTTCCTGGTGCTTATTGTCCTGCAGGTAAATCTCTTCCAGAGGCTGATTATTCAGTTTCCAGTACTGGATTGCGTAAGCAAGCGAGCTGGCATCGTATACGTTCGGTTGCTGGGGCCAGAAGCGCTGTTTTTCGACATATTCTATGCGTTTCTCACTCTGGTTGCGCTTTAAGGTTTCGATTTTGGCAACCCGATCCTTTTTCAGAGTGGTTTTCTGATAGCTGACCCATTTGAAGCGATCCGCAGCCTGTTGCAGCTCGATGGATTCAATCGATGATTCGTCAACAAAATTAGCGATCCATCCTTCGGGTTTTGCGACGCTCTCAATGGTGCAGTTTAAGGCTTCGTCGCAGGTCATGTTCTGATGAGCAAGTCCGAGATTGAAGCCAAAGGCCTTGACCGAGAAATCGGCTTTGAAAGCGGGAATAGCCTGGGCGTGCGCCA
This is a stretch of genomic DNA from Thiomicrorhabdus sp.. It encodes these proteins:
- a CDS encoding DUF3108 domain-containing protein yields the protein MKLAPAYRHIAVSLSLMLTPMLAHAQAIPAFKADFSVKAFGFNLGLAHQNMTCDEALNCTIESVAKPEGWIANFVDESSIESIELQQAADRFKWVSYQKTTLKKDRVAKIETLKRNQSEKRIEYVEKQRFWPQQPNVYDASSLAYAIQYWKLNNQPLEEIYLQDNKHQEKLHFNRIDQAVKLELPFRKKDLNALRYDFSSRQASIQLWLLPDYDYFPGKIRIENTDEDRVIILTLAKPPQFQ
- the dcd gene encoding dCTP deaminase yields the protein MKLSDRDIIQHLKIGKISIDPMPDTDKIKGISVDLRLDNRFRVFNDHTAPYIDLSGPKDEVQKIMDSVMGDEILIDDADAFFLHPGELALAATLESVTIPDDLVGWLDGRSSLARLGLMVHVTAHRIDPGWHGQIVLEIFNSGKLPLALRPGMDICAINFETLSSASDKPYNKRSDAKYRNQSGPTASRINEDKKLNERQMDLLG
- the gshB gene encoding glutathione synthase, producing the protein MHIGFMMADWSEITPSKNSTILVIRECLKRGHKVSILYPENLTVRNNVAYGNLKRIEPMEKIPDNIVQFHKKVVFKSVLSPLHSLDSLMIRKDPPIDATIYNFLDSIKNECIILNDIDGIRKANNKLYTTTFNDPGNSFLPITHVSKNKDYIRQMIDEMPGDKVILKPLVGSGGHGVIVLEKNAQSNINSILDFYIHGQGDGDANYIIIQEYIEGAEDGDVRVLMLNGKFLGAYNRKPPEGDIRANIQIGGTAHKYKMTDSQMAVCRKIGPRLAADGLYFVGVDMIGDKILEVNVLNPGGISNVNKLNKQKLQTKVVDFIEEMVHEKHEKRAELEYLLKRLSDLKQGGEY